Proteins found in one Triticum urartu cultivar G1812 chromosome 4, Tu2.1, whole genome shotgun sequence genomic segment:
- the LOC125553942 gene encoding E3 ubiquitin-protein ligase Os03g0188200-like, whose protein sequence is MAPSPPRTACIHRHRPFFRLLVLVLAGIRPASSQFIFTPPTAGATFAWASTPPPPPPPAAGGLGSGTFNVATSILFVGVIVALFLVGFFSAYLRRCADAATGARRGGAAANANAAVAAAAAAAFSSAVSRSRRRPGLDVAAMEALPVLTYARARAVKAGRGALECAVCLAEFADDGEKLRLLPGCCHVFHAACIDVWLAAHVTCPVCRADLADPAVAAAGHVLAADLAAQVETSNDTVINVETSGPAPVEDCASDKQQAETAEERVDRFTLRLPERLRREIEDAKRLRRAMSAVTTAAAASTSSGRWVPSALRTMSAARPSGRWSALFRALSGPHRNELGGSSRRVAPVQTHAASGDAVEVVVVQDDAGQEEKYYAHSLTFAGFVIDGDVAAGDWNPEVFQISSAVPVAATSQR, encoded by the coding sequence ATGGCGCCCTCACCGCCAAGGACCGCATGCATTCACCGCCACCGTCCATTCTTCCGACTTCTAGTCCTCGTGCTCGCAGGAATCCGGCCCGCCTCGTCGCAGTTCATCTTCACGCCGCCGACGGCCGGCGCGACCTTCGCTTGGGCGTCaaccccgcccccgcccccgccgccaGCTGCCGGGGGACTTGGCAGCGGGACCTTCAACGTTGCCACCTCGATCCTCTTTGTGGGCGTGATCGTGGCCCTCTTCTTGGTCGGCTTCTTCTCCGCGTACCTCCGCCGCTGTGCGGACGCCGCCACGGGCGCGCGCCGAGGTGGGGCCGCCGCGAACGCCAATGCTGCCGTCGCGGCCGCTGCGGCGGCCGCATTCTCGTCCGCGGTTAGCCGTAGCAGGAGGCGTCCCGGGCTCGACGTCGCCGCGATGGAGGCGCTGCCGGTGCTGACGTACGCGAGGGCGAGGGCGGTCAAGGCGGGCCGCGGGGCTCTGGAGTGCGCGGTGTGCCTCGCCGAGTTCGCTGACGACGGGGAGAAGCTCCGTCTCCTCCCCGGGTGCTGCCATGTCTTCCACGCGGCGTGCATCGACGTGTGGCTCGCGGCGCACGTCACCTGCCCAGTGTGCCGAGCCGATTTGGCCGACccggccgtcgccgccgccggccacGTCCTAGCGGCTGACCTCGCTGCTCAGGTAGAAACGTCAAACGACACGGTGATCAACGTCGAGACTTCCGGTCCAGCACCAGTTGAAGATTGCGCGTCTGATAAGCAGCAGGCAGAGACGGCGGAGGAGCGCGTGGATCGGTTCACGCTGCGGCTGCCGGAGAGGCTGAGGAGGGAGATCGAGGACGCGAAGCGGCTTCGCAGAGCGATGAGCGCGGTGACCACCGCGGCAGCGGCAAGCACGTCAAGCGGGCGGTGGGTGCCGTCGGCGTTACGGACAATGTCGGCAGCGCGTCCTAGCGGTCGATGGTCGGCGCTGTTCCGCGCGTTGTCGGGACCACACCGAAACGAGCTGGGCGGCAGCAGCCGGAGGGTGGCGCCGGTGCAAACTCACGCCGCCAGCGGTGAcgcggtggaggtggtggtggtgcagGACGACGCCGGGCAAGAGGAGAAGTACTACGCGCACAGCCTCACGTTCGCCGGGTTCGTCATTGACGGTGACGTCGCAGCTGGCGACTGGAACCCGGAGGTCTTCCAGATCTCCTCTGCCGTCCCGGTGGCGGCGACGTCGCAGCGATGA